The Hevea brasiliensis isolate MT/VB/25A 57/8 chromosome 1, ASM3005281v1, whole genome shotgun sequence genome has a window encoding:
- the LOC110640101 gene encoding uncharacterized protein LOC110640101 isoform X1: MYMEGKLGLYQTDCESILSHLKHRDQQLKLKRRTKWCLLCRWLMGLPMSKSEKDQLLQYRSLPESLLRDDDIFYETVKRHVEQAFGVHIDEREDNTIQEDKVVSGVSNLKRFLLSCLDALTNKGLFLLAILLTRGSVNFEKTRPKMKKVIKELIPRVFRDQNNSGQKDIFTQLSQLLKDPQNVKDNCLTLLFPTCHSHHASAIKILERLEDLSSETLLAMRRKLRGVTASTPCLQQNRHGFSRGQLIYNVRSSIEKMLSEVVGGEELQAPLAKALAVASLSLKLTTGYSNSPVVDFEQFSPEVKTLQNDIAKAIWLLETKVRISELKTLQLLLDPHAKVSNGCLRTAMKKMLTEYLFECSDLDTIPKSLLEALAIINRGSRSTPCFLKEEIEEELECILSVSAQMKQIVWDLLPAREFDEDFSDAYMEELEESDDGGVDDDGYHDKNDDDGQHDTNDAHTGDGDDGGHQVQRRNILSSRTYSVSLDNLEESCGEFVPMGSKPSISTPDGSCGSTVWQEKRNLDDILDVDMTWFEVESMGKFGTSRGNSFSPHFPSNGRLNNISIKENEHEQGTKGDWGNSQGLPSTNFCTRKVKFISNKKDSHTNIYLGVQEVCDETSMVAYNLIGCMMEKFAQEEGLNLDWSDSSYLRGDYSSQENEEEKMNSSERRVDGSVIVQVVEELLPSLPKSKMEKLKELIGIL; the protein is encoded by the exons ATGTACATGGAAGGTAAATTGGGGCTCTATCAAACGGATTGCGAATCGATTCTCTCACATCTTAAGCACCGAGATCAACAACTCAAACTCAAGAGAAG AACCAAATGGTGTCTCTTGTGCAGGTGGTTGATGGGGTTGCCAATGTCTAAATCTGAAAAGGATCAGCTTTTACAATATAG GTCATTGCCTGAATCTTTGCTTAGGGATGATGAT ATATTCTATGAAACTGTGAAAAGGCATGTTGAACAAGCATTTGGAGTACATATTGATGAAAGAGAGGATAATACTATCCAAGAAGATAAAGTAGTCTCTGGCGTATCCAATCTGAAAAGGTTCCTTCTATCATGCCTTGATGCTTTGACAAATAAGGGGCTGTTCCTTCTTGCCATTTTACTAACAAGAGGCTCGGTCAACTTTGAAAAAACCCGTCCAAAGATGAAAAAGGTGATCAAAGAATTAATTCCAAGGGTTTTTCGGGATCAGAATAATAGTGGGCAAAAAGATATTTTTACACAGCTATCTCAACTTCTCAAGGATCCTCAAAATGTCAAAGACAATTGTTTGACACTCTTGTTCCCCACATGTCATTCACATCATGCTTCTGCTATTAAAATACTGGAAAGACTAGAGGATTTGTCTTCTGAAACCCTGCTTGCTATGCGCAGGAAACTTAGAGGTGTCACAGCTAGTACTCCTTGTTTACAACAAAACAGACATGGATTTAGCCGAGGACAGTTAATTTATAATGTGAGGAgcagtattgagaaaatgctttcAGAAGTTGTTGGAGGGGAAGAGTTACAAGCACCGTTAGCCAAGGCACTTGCTGTAGCAAGTTTATCACTAAAACTAACAACAGGCTATTCAAATTCCCCTGTAGTAGACTTTGAGCAGTTCTCACCAGAAGTAAAAACCTTGCAGAATGATATAGCAAAAGCTATTTGGTTACTCGAaacaaaggttagaatatcagaGCTGAAAACCTTGCAGCTTCTTTTAGACCCTCATGCTAAAGTCTCAAATGGGTGTTTAAGAACAGCGATGAAGAAAATGTTAACTGAATATCTTTTTGAATGTAGTGATTTAGATACAATTCCTAAATCTTTATTAGAAGCTCTTGCTATTATCAACAGGGGTTCTAGAAGCACACCATGCTTCCttaaggaagaaattgaagaagagTTGGAATGCATATTAAGTGTAAGTGCTCAAATGAAGCAGATAGTCTGGGATTTGCTTCCTGCCCGTGAGTTTGATGAGGATTTTTCTGATGCATACATGGAAGAATTAGAAGAAAGCGATGATGGTGGGGTTGATGATGATGGTtatcatgataaaaatgatgatgATGGTCAACATGATACAAACGATGCTCATACTGGTGACGGTGATGATGGTGGTCATCAAGTTCAACGTAGAAACATTCTGAGTAGTAGGACTTATTCTGTTAGTTTGGATAATCTAGAAGAGAGTTGTGGGGAGTTTGTACCAATGGGTTCCAAGCCATCAATTTCTACCCCTGATGGGAGTTGTGGTTCCACTGTGTGGCAAGAAAAAAGAAATCTTGATGACATTCTTGATGTGGACATGACTTGGTTTGAAGTCGAAAGTATGGGCAAATTTGGGACATCAAGAGGAAATAGTTTTTCCCCACACTTTCCTTCTAATGGAAGGTTAAATAACATATCTATCAAAGAAAATGAACATGAACAGGGTACTAAAGGAGATTGGGGAAATTCACAGGGTTTGCCCTCTACTAACTTTTGCACTAGAAAGGTAAAATTTATCTCCAATAAGAAAGATTCACATACCAATATATATTTAGGCGTCCAAGAAGTTTGTGATGAGACGAGCATGGTTGCCTACAATCTAATTGGTTGTATGATGGAGAAGTTTGCACAAGAAGAAGGCTTAAATTTAGATTGGAGTGATAGTTCATATCTTAGAGGGGATTACTCGAGTCAAGAAAATGAAG
- the LOC110640101 gene encoding uncharacterized protein LOC110640101 isoform X3: protein MYMEGKLGLYQTDCESILSHLKHRDQQLKLKRRTKWCLLCRWLMGLPMSKSEKDQLLQYRSLPESLLRDDDIFYETVKRHVEQAFGVHIDEREDNTIQEDKVVSGVSNLKRKLRGVTASTPCLQQNRHGFSRGQLIYNVRSSIEKMLSEVVGGEELQAPLAKALAVASLSLKLTTGYSNSPVVDFEQFSPEVKTLQNDIAKAIWLLETKVRISELKTLQLLLDPHAKVSNGCLRTAMKKMLTEYLFECSDLDTIPKSLLEALAIINRGSRSTPCFLKEEIEEELECILSVSAQMKQIVWDLLPAREFDEDFSDAYMEELEESDDGGVDDDGYHDKNDDDGQHDTNDAHTGDGDDGGHQVQRRNILSSRTYSVSLDNLEESCGEFVPMGSKPSISTPDGSCGSTVWQEKRNLDDILDVDMTWFEVESMGKFGTSRGNSFSPHFPSNGRLNNISIKENEHEQGTKGDWGNSQGLPSTNFCTRKVKFISNKKDSHTNIYLGVQEVCDETSMVAYNLIGCMMEKFAQEEGLNLDWSDSSYLRGDYSSQENEEEKMNSSERRVDGSVIVQVVEELLPSLPKSKMEKLKELIGIL from the exons ATGTACATGGAAGGTAAATTGGGGCTCTATCAAACGGATTGCGAATCGATTCTCTCACATCTTAAGCACCGAGATCAACAACTCAAACTCAAGAGAAG AACCAAATGGTGTCTCTTGTGCAGGTGGTTGATGGGGTTGCCAATGTCTAAATCTGAAAAGGATCAGCTTTTACAATATAG GTCATTGCCTGAATCTTTGCTTAGGGATGATGAT ATATTCTATGAAACTGTGAAAAGGCATGTTGAACAAGCATTTGGAGTACATATTGATGAAAGAGAGGATAATACTATCCAAGAAGATAAAGTAGTCTCTGGCGTATCCAATCTGAAAAG GAAACTTAGAGGTGTCACAGCTAGTACTCCTTGTTTACAACAAAACAGACATGGATTTAGCCGAGGACAGTTAATTTATAATGTGAGGAgcagtattgagaaaatgctttcAGAAGTTGTTGGAGGGGAAGAGTTACAAGCACCGTTAGCCAAGGCACTTGCTGTAGCAAGTTTATCACTAAAACTAACAACAGGCTATTCAAATTCCCCTGTAGTAGACTTTGAGCAGTTCTCACCAGAAGTAAAAACCTTGCAGAATGATATAGCAAAAGCTATTTGGTTACTCGAaacaaaggttagaatatcagaGCTGAAAACCTTGCAGCTTCTTTTAGACCCTCATGCTAAAGTCTCAAATGGGTGTTTAAGAACAGCGATGAAGAAAATGTTAACTGAATATCTTTTTGAATGTAGTGATTTAGATACAATTCCTAAATCTTTATTAGAAGCTCTTGCTATTATCAACAGGGGTTCTAGAAGCACACCATGCTTCCttaaggaagaaattgaagaagagTTGGAATGCATATTAAGTGTAAGTGCTCAAATGAAGCAGATAGTCTGGGATTTGCTTCCTGCCCGTGAGTTTGATGAGGATTTTTCTGATGCATACATGGAAGAATTAGAAGAAAGCGATGATGGTGGGGTTGATGATGATGGTtatcatgataaaaatgatgatgATGGTCAACATGATACAAACGATGCTCATACTGGTGACGGTGATGATGGTGGTCATCAAGTTCAACGTAGAAACATTCTGAGTAGTAGGACTTATTCTGTTAGTTTGGATAATCTAGAAGAGAGTTGTGGGGAGTTTGTACCAATGGGTTCCAAGCCATCAATTTCTACCCCTGATGGGAGTTGTGGTTCCACTGTGTGGCAAGAAAAAAGAAATCTTGATGACATTCTTGATGTGGACATGACTTGGTTTGAAGTCGAAAGTATGGGCAAATTTGGGACATCAAGAGGAAATAGTTTTTCCCCACACTTTCCTTCTAATGGAAGGTTAAATAACATATCTATCAAAGAAAATGAACATGAACAGGGTACTAAAGGAGATTGGGGAAATTCACAGGGTTTGCCCTCTACTAACTTTTGCACTAGAAAGGTAAAATTTATCTCCAATAAGAAAGATTCACATACCAATATATATTTAGGCGTCCAAGAAGTTTGTGATGAGACGAGCATGGTTGCCTACAATCTAATTGGTTGTATGATGGAGAAGTTTGCACAAGAAGAAGGCTTAAATTTAGATTGGAGTGATAGTTCATATCTTAGAGGGGATTACTCGAGTCAAGAAAATGAAG
- the LOC110640101 gene encoding uncharacterized protein LOC110640101 isoform X2 has translation MYMEGKLGLYQTDCESILSHLKHRDQQLKLKRRWLMGLPMSKSEKDQLLQYRSLPESLLRDDDIFYETVKRHVEQAFGVHIDEREDNTIQEDKVVSGVSNLKRFLLSCLDALTNKGLFLLAILLTRGSVNFEKTRPKMKKVIKELIPRVFRDQNNSGQKDIFTQLSQLLKDPQNVKDNCLTLLFPTCHSHHASAIKILERLEDLSSETLLAMRRKLRGVTASTPCLQQNRHGFSRGQLIYNVRSSIEKMLSEVVGGEELQAPLAKALAVASLSLKLTTGYSNSPVVDFEQFSPEVKTLQNDIAKAIWLLETKVRISELKTLQLLLDPHAKVSNGCLRTAMKKMLTEYLFECSDLDTIPKSLLEALAIINRGSRSTPCFLKEEIEEELECILSVSAQMKQIVWDLLPAREFDEDFSDAYMEELEESDDGGVDDDGYHDKNDDDGQHDTNDAHTGDGDDGGHQVQRRNILSSRTYSVSLDNLEESCGEFVPMGSKPSISTPDGSCGSTVWQEKRNLDDILDVDMTWFEVESMGKFGTSRGNSFSPHFPSNGRLNNISIKENEHEQGTKGDWGNSQGLPSTNFCTRKVKFISNKKDSHTNIYLGVQEVCDETSMVAYNLIGCMMEKFAQEEGLNLDWSDSSYLRGDYSSQENEEEKMNSSERRVDGSVIVQVVEELLPSLPKSKMEKLKELIGIL, from the exons ATGTACATGGAAGGTAAATTGGGGCTCTATCAAACGGATTGCGAATCGATTCTCTCACATCTTAAGCACCGAGATCAACAACTCAAACTCAAGAGAAG GTGGTTGATGGGGTTGCCAATGTCTAAATCTGAAAAGGATCAGCTTTTACAATATAG GTCATTGCCTGAATCTTTGCTTAGGGATGATGAT ATATTCTATGAAACTGTGAAAAGGCATGTTGAACAAGCATTTGGAGTACATATTGATGAAAGAGAGGATAATACTATCCAAGAAGATAAAGTAGTCTCTGGCGTATCCAATCTGAAAAGGTTCCTTCTATCATGCCTTGATGCTTTGACAAATAAGGGGCTGTTCCTTCTTGCCATTTTACTAACAAGAGGCTCGGTCAACTTTGAAAAAACCCGTCCAAAGATGAAAAAGGTGATCAAAGAATTAATTCCAAGGGTTTTTCGGGATCAGAATAATAGTGGGCAAAAAGATATTTTTACACAGCTATCTCAACTTCTCAAGGATCCTCAAAATGTCAAAGACAATTGTTTGACACTCTTGTTCCCCACATGTCATTCACATCATGCTTCTGCTATTAAAATACTGGAAAGACTAGAGGATTTGTCTTCTGAAACCCTGCTTGCTATGCGCAGGAAACTTAGAGGTGTCACAGCTAGTACTCCTTGTTTACAACAAAACAGACATGGATTTAGCCGAGGACAGTTAATTTATAATGTGAGGAgcagtattgagaaaatgctttcAGAAGTTGTTGGAGGGGAAGAGTTACAAGCACCGTTAGCCAAGGCACTTGCTGTAGCAAGTTTATCACTAAAACTAACAACAGGCTATTCAAATTCCCCTGTAGTAGACTTTGAGCAGTTCTCACCAGAAGTAAAAACCTTGCAGAATGATATAGCAAAAGCTATTTGGTTACTCGAaacaaaggttagaatatcagaGCTGAAAACCTTGCAGCTTCTTTTAGACCCTCATGCTAAAGTCTCAAATGGGTGTTTAAGAACAGCGATGAAGAAAATGTTAACTGAATATCTTTTTGAATGTAGTGATTTAGATACAATTCCTAAATCTTTATTAGAAGCTCTTGCTATTATCAACAGGGGTTCTAGAAGCACACCATGCTTCCttaaggaagaaattgaagaagagTTGGAATGCATATTAAGTGTAAGTGCTCAAATGAAGCAGATAGTCTGGGATTTGCTTCCTGCCCGTGAGTTTGATGAGGATTTTTCTGATGCATACATGGAAGAATTAGAAGAAAGCGATGATGGTGGGGTTGATGATGATGGTtatcatgataaaaatgatgatgATGGTCAACATGATACAAACGATGCTCATACTGGTGACGGTGATGATGGTGGTCATCAAGTTCAACGTAGAAACATTCTGAGTAGTAGGACTTATTCTGTTAGTTTGGATAATCTAGAAGAGAGTTGTGGGGAGTTTGTACCAATGGGTTCCAAGCCATCAATTTCTACCCCTGATGGGAGTTGTGGTTCCACTGTGTGGCAAGAAAAAAGAAATCTTGATGACATTCTTGATGTGGACATGACTTGGTTTGAAGTCGAAAGTATGGGCAAATTTGGGACATCAAGAGGAAATAGTTTTTCCCCACACTTTCCTTCTAATGGAAGGTTAAATAACATATCTATCAAAGAAAATGAACATGAACAGGGTACTAAAGGAGATTGGGGAAATTCACAGGGTTTGCCCTCTACTAACTTTTGCACTAGAAAGGTAAAATTTATCTCCAATAAGAAAGATTCACATACCAATATATATTTAGGCGTCCAAGAAGTTTGTGATGAGACGAGCATGGTTGCCTACAATCTAATTGGTTGTATGATGGAGAAGTTTGCACAAGAAGAAGGCTTAAATTTAGATTGGAGTGATAGTTCATATCTTAGAGGGGATTACTCGAGTCAAGAAAATGAAG